A segment of the Candidatus Sumerlaea chitinivorans genome:
GCTCGCGAGCAGCGGATCTGACCCAAGCTTCTCTTCTTGCCCAACAAAAAGCTGCAGAAATACTTCGCGATGACGACACCTCGCATTCGCTGGCGCGGGCCGTGGCTTTGCGCACAACGCCAACCGAACCTGTTCTGTGGCCCGGCGATCCGCGTTTTACTTATTCGTTCAGCGGCCGTTCGATCCTTTTTCCAGAAACCGACCCAATCAGGGGCGCCCCAAACGTAGCAAGAGTCATTGTGCGATATGCAAAAAGCTACCGATCCAACGAGGATGTGGTCTATGAGCTGCGCTTTTACGAACCGTGAGGGGCGCGTAGCCACCTTAGGGCGCGGTCAACCACGGGGTCTGACCTTTATTGAGCTGCTTGTCGCTGTCCTGATCGTGGCAGCGGTGATGGGGTCAGCAATCGTCGCGTTCGTTTTCCTCGTCCGCGGTAGTGAGGAAATGCGCTACAGGCTCGAGGCAATCAATAACGGGCGCCATGCTCTGGATCAGCTCGCTTCGGACTTGATGCAAGCAAGCTATGGTCCAACCTCGGCGGTCCCTCCGCACTTTTTCATCGGCGCCTCTGTGACACAGGCGGTTGGGAACGGCAAAGACGATGATAACGACGGCGAAACGGATGAGGAAATCTTCAACGGGCTAGATGACGACAACGACTGGACCTCTGCGGACGATCGGCATGCGGAAATCTCCACAACCCAGACGGAGCGAGCCGCGTTTGTGGGGATCCCTGACTGGGGCGATGCCCACGTCGACGAAGATCTGAAATTCTCCCTTACGGATTTGCGGTTCCGTATCCCCGGTGCAGGGGGATACTACTCGATCCACTATTACGTCGGAACGTTTGACGGCAGTCCAAACGTCTTGATCCGTGAAGTGTCCACAACCACGGGAACCCTTGCGTCCCCCGTGGCATTCAATGTGCTGTCCTTTGGAACCCTTTATTGGGATTCTTCTACAACGAGTCCCACCCCGTGGAAAACATCATGGGATTCGACTGTGGTTGGACCAGATGCACCCGCGCTTCCGAAGTCCGTAGCGCTTCAATTGACCGTCTACGCAGGACGCGCACCGTTGACTTCTGCAGCGTTAGGCACTCCTCTTGAAACCGTTTCCTTAACGACCGTTGTCAATATCCAGCAGTCTTTGGTGAACTCAACATTTGTGACGACGAACAACCCCGCCAAGGACTTGAAGAACTCCTCGATCGAAGGGCAACGGCCTGCAGCCGCCGTGAGGCGGAGACCGTAACCCTATTCGCCCCGTTGGCAGCACACACTCCCCACATTCTGAGACATCATCTTGGGCCCAATCGCACGCGCTTGGGAGGAGGCGTCTGAAAAACCTTCTTGGGAAGCACTGAGGCTAATTCGTCAGCATTCGTGAGATATAAGCAAAGCACAGGGATGACATAAGACCTCTAAAGGCGTGAGCGCCTGCGATAACGTCCCCGATGTTGCGGGACAAATTGTTCTCTTGGCACGGCGGTGGCGAGAACAGCATCCCCACCCGTTCGCAGTTTCTCCTCAAGGGCAAGAATCTGATCCCGCAGCTCGGCGGCTCTCTCGAATTCCAGTTTTGCTGCAGCCTCACGCATTTCTTTGCGAAGCTGTTCAATGCGCTTTGGAATTTCTTCAGCGGGAATGTACTCTGCCTCGGCTTCGGCGGCCATGGGCACTTCGACGTAATCGGCCTCATACACCGTGTCGAGGATCGTTTTGATTTCCTTGCGCACGGACTCTGGGGTGATGCCGTGCTTGCGGTTGTATTCGAGCTGGCGTGCCCGACGCCGTTCGGTTTCTTCAACGGTCTTGCGGATGGCCTCGGTGATGACGTCAGCATACATGATGACGGTGCCATTGACGTTTCGCGCAGCGCGCCCACACGTCTGGATCAACGCCGTATGGCCCCGCAAAAAGCCTTCTTTGTCGGCGTCGAAGATCAGGACCAACGAAACCTCCGGCAGGTCGAGCCCTTCGCGCAAAAGGTTAATTCCCACAAGGACGTCAAACTTGCCCAACCGCAGATCGCGTATGATTTCCGTGCGTTCGATCGCATCAATGTCGGAATGCATGTACTTTGCGGCGATTCCTAATTCGCAAAGGTACTCGGTCAATTCTTCGGCCATGCGCTTGGTGAGCGTGGTCACGAGAACGCGTTCGCCGCGCGCAATCCTTTGGCGAATTTCTGGGATGGCGTCCTCGGTCTGGCCGGTGGCGGGACGAATAATGATTTGGGGATCCACAAGGCCCGTTGGGCGAATGAGCTGTTCAACGACGATGCCCATGGACTTGCGCAATTCCGTCTCGCCCGGCGTGGCACTCACAAAGATCACCTGATTGACCCGCTCCTCAAATTCCTCGATCTTCAGTGGGCGGTTGTCCAACGCACTCGGTAATCGAAAACCATATTCGACAAGCACGAGTTTACGGGAACGGTCGCCCTCGTACATGCCCCGCAATTGCGGGAGCGTGACATGGCTCTCATCAATGAATACGAGAAAATCCTTTGGGAAGTAGTCTAGAAGAGTGAAGGGAGGCTCGCCGGGTTTTCGCCCGGTGAGGTGCCGCGAGTAGTTTTCAATCCCTTGGCAGTACCCAACGGTCTCCAACATCTCCAAATCGTAAGTGGTGCGCTGCTCCAAGCGCTGCGCTTCGACGAGCTTGTTTGCGCGTCGGAGCTCTTCTAACCGCTCCTGCAATTCCTGGCGAATGGACGCGATGGCTCGCTCCAACGTCGACCGCGATGTCACATAATGAGACGTCGGATAGATAAGGGCCCGTCGTAGCCTGCGCAACCGCTGACCGGTGAGTGAATCAATTTCGTAGATGGCCTCGACCTCGTTGCCGAAGAATTCCACACGGATTGCCGTTTTCTCCTCGTAAGGCGGGAACACATCCACCACGTCCCCGCGCACTCGAAACGTGCCGCGGTAAAAATCCAAGTCGTTGCGTGTATACTGGATATCCACAAGGTGTCGAAGAAACTCCGCACGCGTGATGGACTGCCCTTCTTCCACCAAGACAACCATGAGGTGAAAATCGGTCGGAGACCCGATACCGTAGATGCACGAGACACTGGCCACAACAATGACATCCCGTCGCTCGAGGAGGTGCTTGGTCGCTGCCAAGCGCATCTTATCGAGCTCTTCGTTAATCGCAGCGTCCTTCTCGATATAGGTGTCGGTTTGGGGCAGGTAGGCTTCCGGCTGATAGTAATCGTAGTAGCTTACAAAATACTCCACCGCGTTCTCAGGGAAAAGCTCTTTGAACTCGCGGTAAAGCTGAGCAGCCAGCGTTTTATTGTGGGCGAGGACAAGCGTGGGGCGATTGACGCGCGCAATAACGTTTGCCATCGTAAATGTCTTACCGCTACCGGTCACCCCAAGAAGTGTCTGATAACGCAGGCCCTTCTCGATGCCCTTCACAAGGGACTCGATTGCCTCAGGTTGGTCGCCTCGCGGCTCAAAGGTTGTGTGGAGTTTGAATTCCATGGACTGTCCGTTTGGAGCTATACCGGTGCTCCTGTTTCATTCGATTGGTCATCCCTCCCCCGTGTGCCACCGGAAGCAAGAAAAGCACGAACAGCCGCCCTGTACAGGGCTCTTGCCATATTTCCGACCGCGGGGGGTTACGTGGCTACCGCGAGGATGAACTTTTCGACGTCTTCGCAGCAGAGTCCTGTGGCTTTGACGAGGACGATTTTTTTGTGCCTGAGTCCGTAGCCTTTGAGGTCCCCTTTTGCGAGCTCGCATTAGTAGAAGAGGGCTTGGCAGCGGAGCTGCTCTTACTCCCCGCGGTTGATTTCTGACTGCTCGCCGCAGACCGCGATTTCGCCGACTCCGTCGGTTTCGTCGCCGGCTTATCGAACCTCGTGGGCAAGCTTTGCCACACAGTGCGAGCAAGCTCTTCATAGCGCGAGTTTGGGAACTCCTCGGGGAAACGATCCAGCAGAGCATGCGCCTCGGCATAATTGCCTAAGTCCGCAGCCAATGTGGCGCGCACCACCGTGTAGTAATCGCGGTACGGTGAATTCGGATAACGAGCAAGGAATTCACGGATCTTCTCGTACGCCTTTTTGCGAAGCAGGTCGTCGTCACGATCCACCATGAGCGCCACCATCTTGATGAACGCTAAGTCGCTTTTGCCTGACATGTTTGTGGGGTCGCTGTTGACGACCTTTGCATACATTGCCTGAGCTTCCTTCTTGTAGCCGGAAAGAAGTTTGGTTTCGGCGTCTTGGAACCAACGCTCAATATCCTCAGGCGAGGTTTTCTTTTGTGCGCTCTTCGCCGCAGCTTCATCTTTCGACCCGGTGTCGCGACCTGCACTCTCAGATGGCTTCGCTGCGGTTTCGGCCTGAGGTTTTGTAGAGGGTTTCCGAGACGAAGCAGAGGAAGGCCTCTCCGCTGGAGCTTTGCTACTTTCGGCTGTCTTAACGGAAGAGGGGGTTTGAGTGGGCTTTGCGGGCGTTTCTGGCACTTTCTGTTCACCCTGTTGCGTGGCGGGCGGGGAGGCTTTCGTCGAGCTGCCCATCTGTTGGAGCTTCTTTACGGACTCTGGGAGCTCCTTACTGCTCTTTTCAGGTTCCGCAGGTGTCGAAGCGGTGCCAGCTGGCGTTGCTGCTGGCGTCGCGGCAGGTTTCTCGGTGGTTTTCTGCTCCGCCAGAGAAGGGGTGGATGTACTCGGGACATTTAGAAGCGGCGCGGGCGTTTCGATGCTCTTTGGCACCGGCAGAGCTTGGGCCAGTTGCCTGCTTGTTCCCTCTGCTCCACCCAAGCCCGATTCATTCTTGAAGCCACTCTTTCCTGCTTCAGAAGCTGCATTTGCCGCAAACTCGACACGTACTGATTCCCCCTCAGCAACTGCTGGGGCTATGGCTACTGCGGGACGGGCAGCGGCCTGACGAGCCGCAACCATGTCGTAGAGATTCGCTCCTTTCGTTTGAACTCCTGTTTTGCCTTGGGCGACCAAAGAGCTTTTC
Coding sequences within it:
- a CDS encoding Excinuclease ABC subunit B; amino-acid sequence: MEFKLHTTFEPRGDQPEAIESLVKGIEKGLRYQTLLGVTGSGKTFTMANVIARVNRPTLVLAHNKTLAAQLYREFKELFPENAVEYFVSYYDYYQPEAYLPQTDTYIEKDAAINEELDKMRLAATKHLLERRDVIVVASVSCIYGIGSPTDFHLMVVLVEEGQSITRAEFLRHLVDIQYTRNDLDFYRGTFRVRGDVVDVFPPYEEKTAIRVEFFGNEVEAIYEIDSLTGQRLRRLRRALIYPTSHYVTSRSTLERAIASIRQELQERLEELRRANKLVEAQRLEQRTTYDLEMLETVGYCQGIENYSRHLTGRKPGEPPFTLLDYFPKDFLVFIDESHVTLPQLRGMYEGDRSRKLVLVEYGFRLPSALDNRPLKIEEFEERVNQVIFVSATPGETELRKSMGIVVEQLIRPTGLVDPQIIIRPATGQTEDAIPEIRQRIARGERVLVTTLTKRMAEELTEYLCELGIAAKYMHSDIDAIERTEIIRDLRLGKFDVLVGINLLREGLDLPEVSLVLIFDADKEGFLRGHTALIQTCGRAARNVNGTVIMYADVITEAIRKTVEETERRRARQLEYNRKHGITPESVRKEIKTILDTVYEADYVEVPMAAEAEAEYIPAEEIPKRIEQLRKEMREAAAKLEFERAAELRDQILALEEKLRTGGDAVLATAVPREQFVPQHRGRYRRRSRL
- a CDS encoding thiol-disulfide interchange like protein, with product MINSRVFPLWVGRFVVSLCVLLIASSALAIPGWMTDFEAAISRARNEGKPLIVDFGAPSCPACRQLERETLSDSSVQQQLASFVRVYVNGNEKTQLREQFGVQYYPTLVFMSPSGKVLHREVGFVDSNQLNAAVSRVVANVRATETKALVAGAKNGLPKQQSAGDSSGKNGMKSSLVAQGKTGVQTKGANLYDMVAARQAAARPAVAIAPAVAEGESVRVEFAANAASEAGKSGFKNESGLGGAEGTSRQLAQALPVPKSIETPAPLLNVPSTSTPSLAEQKTTEKPAATPAATPAGTASTPAEPEKSSKELPESVKKLQQMGSSTKASPPATQQGEQKVPETPAKPTQTPSSVKTAESSKAPAERPSSASSRKPSTKPQAETAAKPSESAGRDTGSKDEAAAKSAQKKTSPEDIERWFQDAETKLLSGYKKEAQAMYAKVVNSDPTNMSGKSDLAFIKMVALMVDRDDDLLRKKAYEKIREFLARYPNSPYRDYYTVVRATLAADLGNYAEAHALLDRFPEEFPNSRYEELARTVWQSLPTRFDKPATKPTESAKSRSAASSQKSTAGSKSSSAAKPSSTNASSQKGTSKATDSGTKKSSSSKPQDSAAKTSKSSSSR